A DNA window from Argopecten irradians isolate NY chromosome 10, Ai_NY, whole genome shotgun sequence contains the following coding sequences:
- the LOC138333692 gene encoding uncharacterized protein, with protein MQVHIKRERNDDRYSASEGTPATLQNGHMVMQQIGEEGYNNTLPPPPLIDASQVAALNNQYLQNGMAARQIPGHQDPQNTKLVEPVKQKVPESQIDYPSFKGMFGWTTIDGVNVPYIFRKDRKFMSVRVVEQKLLSRYPNSYPDELGKHQPLTSYFITTHEAKLLNEINMVHCGGEFGQKEFNTKDLIVLLEDFSEFHNLVKKTFPEHIVNTPPQHQINQALVQESQSQGCGWIQVNNTVTPYIYKNKDKYVPLSVMRYAASLNVPAQGILPEPEECNLLNKACKEVGFNFSFSKTTRVVALNEVMKHFPITVIDLPSDNPLEYAQYVEVPAMPQQTVQSMANMMPPQQPPQQSRPPLNHPVQGQNMQMAADRFPPPTRGPGPPGGIHPAFMDPRYMFSYNRFPYNVYNVPSGPPNVTVNPMSNGFGSAGPMPIMPPPYQQQMNSQVRAAPGVMGKQKVPSPARSSSGGSVQHRPPSTSQSSMWSDQSGKISSGRGKMPYSRSPNTQPHHQYQSQHQQMAAGQSIPGRVAPPSALPNQSRQSPYTASGNPNSGQNGGVVPGQSIPPPPLMSGPHNTGSIARTSPQTGPSPVTNNDHPKSRSRNSSGASPVLHQRNGVKSPAQVVSPVSGIQAGQGKPEENRKAEVPSLTECIKGVWLGGKSISCMHLNGPKRTGKFCLVEAVCKLYFNGCSVNEFLFALENVLNVPLVTCTDEEEKAFIHYYSLPVTVLKCNKMIDFDDLEKFFPQLTYVFRGKIGSTEPHKTLSQNGGATSPDKANDSASTKTNYENQNGSQNSAHQRKRPNSSVPPGLNKQPCRRLDEAVRKLHSQQKGNENGEGLETGEKAGGSIIVLD; from the exons atgcaggTCCACATCAAACGAGAGAGAAATGATGATAGATATTCTGCCAGTGAAGGAACACCGGCGACCTTGCAGAATGGTCACATGGTGATGCAACAGATTGGGGAGGAGGGTTACAATAACACCCTACCTCCACCACCCCTCATAGATGCATCTCAGGTGGCAGCACTGAACAATCAATATCTGCAAAATGGCATGGCTGCTAGACAAATTCCTGGACACCAGGACCCACAGAACACTAAGCTAGTTGAACCAGTAAAGCAGAAAGTGCCAGAATCACAAATAGACTATCCTAGTTTTAAGGGCATGTTTGGATGGACGACAATCGATGGTGTCAATGTGCCTTACATCTTCCGAAAAGACAGAAAGTTTATGTCTGTACGAGTTGTGGAACAGAAGTTATTAAGTCGGTATCCAAACTCTTACCCCGACGAATTAGGCAAACACCAACCTCTTACTAGTTATTTTATCACTACACATGAGGCTAAACTTCTCAATGAGATTAACATGGTGCATTGTGGGGGCGAATTCGGACAAAAGGAATTTAACACCAAAGACTTAATAGTGCTGCTAGAGGACTTCAGTGAGTTCCATAACTTAGTGAAAAAGACCTTCCCAGAACACATTGTAAACACTCCCCCGCAGCATCAGATCAACCAGGCGTTAGTTCAGGAGAGTCAAAGTCAGGGATGTGGCTGGATACAGGTCAACAATACAGTCACGCCTTACATCTACAAAAACAAGGACAAGTACGTGCCTTTATCTGTGATGAGGTATGCGGCTTCGCTCAATGTTCCTGCTCAAGGAATCCTCCCTGAGCCAGAGGAATGCAATCTGTTAAACAAAGCCTGTAAAGAGGTGGGATTTAATTTCTCTTTCTCCAAGACTACGAGAGTGGTGGCACTGAATGAAGTAATGAAACATTTCCCCATCACAGTTATTGACCTGCCATCTGACAATCCATTAGAGTATGCACAGTATGTGGAGGTGCCAGCCATGCCTCAACAGACAGTGCAATCAATGGCTAACATGATGCCACCACAGCAGCCACCACAACAGTCAAGACCTCCTCTTAACCATCCAGTTCAGGGACAAAATATGCAGATGGCTGCAGACCGCTTCCCTCCTCCCACTAGAGGGCCTGGGCCACCTGGTGGAATTCATCCTGCTTTCATGGACCCTCGTTATATGTTTTCCTACAACAGATTCCCTTATAATGTGTACAATGTACCAAGTGGTCCACCTAATGTGACTGTCAATCCAATGTCTAATGGCTTTGGTAGTGCAGGTCCGATGCCCATTATGCCTCCACCATATCAACAACAGATGAATAGTCAAGTGAGAGCAGCCCCAGGTGTGATGGGCAAACAGAAAGTTCCTTCTCCAGCGCGGAGTTCTAGTGGAGGCTCAGTGCAACATAGACCTCCTAGTACTAGTCAGTCCTCTATGTGGAGTGACCAGTCAGGCAAGATATCTTCTGGTAGGGGCAAAATGCCTTACTCTCGCTCTCCAAACACTCAACCACATCATCAGTACCAGTCACAACACCAACAGATGGCTGCCGGCCAGTCTATCCCTGGTAGAGTGGCGCCACCATCAGCATTGCCTAACCAATCCAGACAGTCTCCATATACCGCTAGTGGCAATCCCAACTCAGGTCAAAATGGTGGGGTGGTGCCTGGTCAAAGtattcctcctcctcctctcatGTCAGGTCCTCACAATACAGGCAGCATCGCACGTACTTCTCCTCAAACAGGCCCTTCACCCGTCACAAATAATGACCATCCCAAGAGTAGGTCACGAAATAGTAGTGGGGCATCACCAGTGCTCCACCAGCGCAATGGTGTCAAGTCTCCAGCTCAGGTTGTATCTCCAGTTTCAGGAATACAAGCTGGGCAGGGCAAGCCTGAGGAAAACAGAAAAGCTGAAGTGCCTTCTCTTACAGAATGCATTAAAGGAGTGTGGCTGGGTGGCAAAAGCATATCTTGTATGCACCTCAATGGACCAAAGCGTACAGGCAAGTTTTGTCTGGTTGAAGCTGTGTGTAAGCTTTACTTTAATGGGTGTAGTGTGAATGAGTTTCTTTTTGCGTTAGAAAATGTGTTGAATGTTCCTCTTGTGACTTGTACAGATGAAGAGGAAAAGGcatttattcattattataGTTTACCTGTGACCGtgttaaaatgtaacaaaatgaTTGATTTTGATGACTTGGAGAAGTTCTTCCCTCAACTGACGTATGTGTTTCGTGGTAAAATAGGATCCACAGAACCTCACAAAACCCTCTCTCAAAATGGTGGGGCTACATCGCCAGATAAAGCAAACGATAGTGCTTCCACTAAGACAAACTACGAAAACCAAAATGGCAGTCAGAATTCAGCTCATCAGAGGAAGAGGCCTAACTCTAGTGTGCCTCCTGGCCTTAATAAACAACCTTGCCGCCGTCTTGACGAAGCCGTGCGAAAGCTCCACAGCCAGCAAAAGGGGAATGAAAATG GAGAGGGACTGGAGACTGGTGAGAAAGCTGGGGGATCCATTATAGTTCTGGACTAG